In Archangium violaceum, the following are encoded in one genomic region:
- a CDS encoding RNA polymerase sigma factor, with amino-acid sequence MDPDRFTTLYRTYGPTLYARCRRILGDDAAAADATQETFLRLYKHLDRAADNQHALAWIYRVATHYCLNQERNRRRHAEPVAELPELGGPHLEQVLLDADLARRVIARAPEKVAAVAWLYHAEGLGQDEVAEVLGISRRTVVNRLAEFEKNAHKFARRSDA; translated from the coding sequence ATGGACCCAGACCGTTTCACCACTCTCTACCGCACCTACGGGCCCACGCTGTACGCCCGCTGCCGGCGCATCCTGGGCGACGACGCCGCGGCGGCCGATGCCACCCAGGAGACCTTCCTGCGGCTCTACAAGCACCTGGACCGCGCGGCCGACAACCAGCACGCGCTCGCGTGGATCTACCGCGTCGCCACCCACTACTGCCTCAACCAGGAGCGCAACCGTCGCCGCCACGCCGAGCCCGTGGCCGAGTTGCCCGAGCTCGGCGGGCCCCACCTGGAGCAGGTGCTGCTCGATGCCGACCTCGCCCGCCGCGTCATCGCCCGCGCTCCCGAGAAGGTCGCCGCCGTGGCCTGGCTCTACCACGCGGAGGGGCTCGGCCAGGACGAGGTCGCCGAGGTGCTCGGCATCTCCCGCCGCACCGTCGTCAACCGGCTCGCCGAGTTCGAGAAGAACGCCCACAAGTTCGCCAGGAGGAGTGACGCATGA
- a CDS encoding ketopantoate reductase family protein — MRFAIVGSGAVGGFFGAKLVQAGHDVTFLARGAHLEALRQRGLELRTPTGNVRVQVRAESDPARVGPVDVVMLAVKTYDIAGALPAVRTLVAASDTPALGGSTAVVLTLQNGVDSPDEVAAAVGREAVLGGSAYISAAIAEPGVLTQTGTHQRITFGEYFGDTSRVSSRVATLRDVLAGAGIHTDAVADARVSLWDKLVFLAPFAGLTGSTRLPIGVLRDCQPALDTYKEAASEVIRVAAAEGVTVSRTPDLLVGELARLPPQTRASLLVDLEQGKRLEVEALMGSVVRRGRAAGVPTPVMATFHGVLAPHASGRPQG, encoded by the coding sequence ATGCGATTCGCCATCGTGGGTTCCGGCGCCGTCGGCGGCTTCTTCGGCGCGAAGCTGGTCCAGGCGGGCCATGACGTGACGTTCCTCGCGCGGGGCGCGCACCTGGAGGCGCTGCGCCAGCGGGGGCTCGAGCTCCGCACGCCCACCGGGAACGTGCGCGTCCAGGTGCGAGCGGAGTCGGACCCGGCCCGGGTGGGGCCGGTGGACGTGGTGATGCTGGCGGTGAAGACGTACGACATCGCCGGTGCGCTCCCGGCGGTGAGGACGCTGGTGGCCGCGTCCGACACACCGGCCCTGGGAGGGAGCACGGCGGTGGTGCTCACGCTGCAGAACGGCGTGGACAGCCCCGACGAGGTGGCCGCCGCCGTGGGCCGGGAGGCGGTGCTCGGCGGCTCCGCCTACATCTCCGCTGCCATCGCCGAGCCCGGAGTCCTCACCCAGACGGGCACGCACCAGCGCATCACCTTCGGCGAGTACTTCGGTGACACCTCGCGCGTGTCCTCGCGGGTGGCCACCCTGCGCGACGTGCTCGCCGGAGCCGGCATCCACACGGACGCGGTGGCCGATGCCCGCGTGTCGCTCTGGGACAAGCTCGTCTTCCTGGCGCCCTTCGCCGGGCTCACCGGCAGCACCCGCCTGCCCATCGGCGTGCTGCGCGACTGCCAGCCGGCACTCGACACATATAAGGAGGCGGCCTCCGAGGTCATCCGGGTCGCCGCCGCCGAGGGCGTCACCGTGAGCCGGACTCCGGACCTCCTGGTGGGAGAGCTGGCCAGACTGCCTCCGCAGACACGTGCGTCGCTGCTGGTGGACCTGGAGCAGGGCAAGCGGCTGGAGGTGGAGGCGCTGATGGGCTCGGTGGTGCGCCGGGGCCGGGCGGCCGGAGTGCCCACGCCGGTGATGGCCACCTTCCACGGCGTGCTCGCCCCCCATGCGAGCGGGCGGCCCCAGGGCTGA
- a CDS encoding sensor histidine kinase encodes MTVRGKVLLFASVAVGLIVLVGAFLFVLADRGRASMERMLAIQKQTELYGRMTDESLGYLHELLQAHGTGGDTRALLAEREKQAEQGFSHLRELVRQEKKDATEAEELVRIDQLQRAHLDWLRRSERSVREAPAGSEATLLHGALSSFRAQVAPLLERAWDLERAELDAHTQEGQRALRMGRACGLLVPGVALGLLCSLAIAIYLTIRRSLLEMLRGAERLGSGDLKTLLPEGGRDEYGQLARSFNRMAVQLQEALRERERSNALLEETVHQRTAELEQANARLTESLTQLQATQSQLLFADRLATIGQLAAGVGHEINNPLAFVLSNLNYAQQVVTDLDAAPTEVERRELLESLAEAREGAERVRLIVRDLKMLSHPDDRESGPVDLVKVVRSAAKMAAHEIRDRARLVQLVENVPPVRGNSARLCQVFLNLLINAAHAISPGAVERNEIQLVARVEDAQRVTVEVRDTGCGIPADKLERIFEPFFTTKPVGQGSGLGLSVCQRIISSHGGDISVESEVGRGTTFRVSLPMHGGEARA; translated from the coding sequence ATGACAGTGCGCGGCAAGGTGCTGCTGTTCGCGTCCGTAGCGGTGGGGCTCATCGTCCTGGTGGGCGCCTTCCTCTTCGTCCTGGCGGACCGGGGTCGGGCGAGCATGGAGCGGATGCTCGCCATCCAGAAGCAGACGGAGCTCTACGGCCGGATGACGGACGAGTCGCTCGGGTATCTGCACGAGCTGCTCCAGGCCCATGGGACGGGCGGCGACACCCGGGCCCTGCTCGCGGAGCGGGAGAAGCAGGCAGAGCAGGGCTTCTCGCACCTGCGGGAGCTGGTCCGCCAGGAGAAGAAGGACGCGACCGAGGCGGAGGAGCTCGTCCGCATCGACCAGCTCCAGCGGGCCCACCTGGACTGGCTGCGGCGCTCCGAGCGGAGTGTGCGGGAGGCCCCGGCGGGCTCGGAGGCCACGCTGCTGCACGGAGCGCTCTCCTCCTTCCGCGCGCAGGTGGCGCCCCTCCTGGAGCGGGCCTGGGACCTGGAGCGCGCGGAGCTGGATGCCCACACGCAGGAGGGCCAGCGGGCGCTCCGGATGGGCCGGGCCTGCGGGCTGCTCGTCCCCGGGGTGGCGCTGGGGCTCCTGTGCTCGCTGGCGATCGCCATCTACCTGACCATCCGCCGCTCGCTGCTGGAGATGCTGCGGGGCGCGGAGCGTCTGGGCTCGGGCGACCTGAAGACCCTGCTCCCGGAGGGAGGCCGTGACGAGTACGGGCAGCTCGCGCGCTCCTTCAACCGCATGGCCGTCCAGCTCCAGGAGGCGCTGCGGGAGCGGGAGCGCTCCAACGCCCTCCTGGAGGAGACCGTGCACCAGCGCACCGCCGAGCTGGAGCAGGCCAACGCCCGGCTCACCGAGAGTCTCACGCAGCTGCAGGCCACCCAGTCCCAGCTCCTCTTCGCCGACCGGCTGGCCACCATCGGCCAGCTCGCGGCGGGCGTGGGGCATGAGATCAACAACCCGCTCGCCTTCGTCCTCAGCAACCTCAACTACGCCCAGCAGGTGGTGACGGACCTGGATGCGGCGCCCACCGAGGTGGAGCGCAGGGAGTTGTTGGAGTCACTCGCCGAGGCGCGCGAGGGCGCCGAGCGCGTGCGCCTCATCGTGAGGGATCTCAAGATGCTGTCCCACCCGGACGACCGCGAGAGCGGACCGGTGGACCTGGTGAAGGTGGTGCGCAGCGCGGCGAAGATGGCGGCGCATGAGATCCGCGACCGCGCGCGGCTGGTGCAGCTGGTGGAGAACGTGCCGCCGGTGCGAGGCAACAGCGCCCGCCTGTGCCAGGTGTTCCTCAACCTGCTCATCAACGCGGCGCACGCCATCTCGCCGGGCGCCGTGGAGCGCAACGAGATTCAACTCGTGGCCCGGGTGGAGGACGCCCAGCGAGTCACCGTGGAGGTGCGCGACACGGGATGCGGCATCCCCGCGGACAAGCTGGAGCGCATCTTCGAGCCCTTCTTCACCACCAAGCCCGTGGGCCAGGGCAGCGGGTTGGGGCTCTCCGTGTGTCAGCGCATCATCTCCTCGCACGGGGGAGACATCTCCGTGGAGAGCGAGGTGGGCCGGGGCACCACCTTCCGCGTGAGCCTGCCGATGCACGGCGGCGAGGCTCGCGCGTGA
- a CDS encoding Crp/Fnr family transcriptional regulator: protein MSFSQLLAQIPMFEHLASEELDNLSALLQQRRYSKGEVIFHQGDVGTALFIVRKGEVAIRLSSAEGKEVILALLGRGDAFGELALLDGEPRSTDAVAREETHLLSLHQEDFRRFLSERPQVAMGLLAVLSQMVRRVTQLVHDSAFLDARARLARVLLDLARTQGQPNAGGGIVIPKQLTQADLANLCGVTRESANKWLRFYAREGLLSYENGQITLVDPERLRRDVVD from the coding sequence ATGTCCTTCTCGCAGTTGCTGGCTCAAATCCCGATGTTCGAGCACCTCGCGAGCGAGGAGTTGGACAACCTCTCCGCGTTGCTGCAGCAGCGGCGCTACAGCAAGGGCGAGGTCATCTTCCACCAGGGGGATGTGGGGACGGCGCTGTTCATCGTGCGCAAGGGCGAGGTGGCCATCCGCCTGAGCTCCGCGGAGGGCAAGGAGGTCATCCTGGCGCTGCTGGGCCGGGGGGATGCCTTCGGGGAGCTGGCGCTGCTGGACGGGGAGCCGCGCTCGACGGACGCGGTGGCGCGCGAGGAGACGCACCTGCTGAGCCTCCACCAGGAGGACTTCCGGCGCTTCTTGAGCGAGCGCCCGCAGGTGGCCATGGGGCTGCTGGCGGTGCTCAGCCAGATGGTGCGGCGCGTCACCCAGCTGGTGCATGACTCGGCCTTCCTGGACGCGCGCGCGCGTCTGGCACGGGTGCTGTTGGACCTGGCCCGGACGCAGGGCCAGCCCAACGCCGGCGGCGGAATCGTCATCCCCAAGCAGCTCACCCAGGCGGACCTGGCCAACCTGTGTGGCGTGACGCGCGAGAGCGCCAACAAGTGGCTGCGCTTCTACGCCCGCGAGGGGCTGCTGTCGTACGAGAACGGGCAGATCACCCTGGTGGACCCCGAGCGGCTGCGCCGCGACGTGGTGGACTGA
- a CDS encoding serine/threonine protein kinase, whose product MAPSGDTTLPARFGRYVLLSHLGRGGMADIFRGVALGAGGFAKPVVVKRVLPEATQQESAVKMFIEEARLSALLQHMNIAQIFDFGEQRGEYFIAMEFIHGRDLHDVLRRVSTRGQGIPVHVACYIAMEVLKGLDYAHRARSAAGEPLHLVHRDVNPTNILLSFEGEVKLLDFGVALVGNADTTNNVRGKPGYIPPEQLARKKADGRGDIFALGITLYEMLARRPAFKPGPMMDVLKQTVALKARPLRLQDASPFLPEPLCAVVNRCILANPDERFQTAADALDALDEFLLSAGLRVSQRDLAALMASTYEPEVRTPPVQPPIPPELLAQEVPAPVAPSAAAPTYAVREPGGGLALSKLGEDDVQLLFAAGKLSPKAQVSQAGGPFLPPSAFARFSAAAASAQESLAARLAKAPPPRYAGNLTLAPALRVMARLMLSKATGRLHFADNHAHKELFLKAGQVIAVRSSVAADRFGPFLLHTGKLTAEQWQRAVESTRPFSGRLMDALLASRVLSPAELAEWSREHQRTVALGLLGWTRGRYAFFEREAPITDGSEERLGGLALLNEGLRAHYPLERLVREQEPLRHKPLFRNLDAPVAASDLALSASELRAASLLNKPGNTLSSALAELKRPEDEVALRRVALLFTEVGLLAAA is encoded by the coding sequence ATGGCGCCGTCCGGGGACACCACACTGCCGGCGCGCTTCGGCCGCTATGTGCTGCTCAGCCACCTGGGGCGCGGCGGCATGGCGGACATCTTCCGGGGCGTGGCGCTCGGCGCGGGCGGCTTCGCCAAGCCCGTCGTGGTCAAGCGCGTGCTCCCGGAGGCCACCCAGCAGGAGTCCGCGGTGAAGATGTTCATCGAGGAGGCGCGGCTGTCGGCGCTCCTCCAGCACATGAACATCGCGCAAATCTTCGACTTCGGAGAGCAGCGCGGCGAGTACTTCATCGCCATGGAGTTCATCCATGGGCGCGACCTGCATGACGTCCTGCGGCGCGTGTCGACGCGGGGGCAGGGCATCCCCGTGCACGTGGCCTGCTACATCGCCATGGAGGTGCTCAAGGGACTGGACTACGCGCACCGGGCGCGCTCGGCCGCCGGCGAGCCGCTCCACCTGGTGCACCGCGACGTCAACCCCACCAACATCCTCCTGTCCTTCGAGGGGGAGGTGAAGCTGCTCGACTTCGGCGTGGCGCTGGTGGGCAACGCGGACACCACGAACAACGTGCGCGGCAAGCCGGGCTACATCCCGCCCGAGCAGCTCGCCCGGAAGAAGGCGGACGGGCGCGGCGACATCTTCGCCCTGGGCATCACCCTCTACGAGATGCTGGCGCGCCGGCCCGCCTTCAAGCCCGGTCCGATGATGGACGTGCTCAAGCAGACGGTGGCGCTGAAGGCCCGGCCCCTGCGGCTGCAGGACGCATCCCCCTTCCTGCCCGAGCCGCTGTGCGCGGTGGTCAACCGGTGCATCCTCGCCAACCCGGACGAGCGCTTCCAGACGGCCGCCGACGCGCTCGACGCGCTCGACGAGTTCCTGCTGTCCGCCGGCCTGCGCGTGTCCCAGCGCGACCTGGCCGCGCTGATGGCCAGCACCTACGAGCCCGAGGTGCGCACCCCTCCGGTGCAGCCGCCCATCCCCCCGGAGCTGCTGGCACAGGAGGTCCCCGCCCCGGTGGCCCCGTCCGCCGCCGCGCCCACGTACGCGGTCCGCGAGCCGGGTGGAGGCCTCGCCCTCTCGAAGCTGGGCGAGGACGACGTGCAGCTCCTCTTCGCCGCCGGAAAGCTGTCTCCGAAGGCACAGGTGTCCCAGGCCGGCGGGCCCTTCCTGCCGCCCTCCGCCTTCGCCCGCTTCAGCGCCGCGGCGGCCTCGGCCCAGGAGAGCCTCGCGGCCCGGCTCGCCAAGGCCCCCCCGCCCCGCTATGCCGGGAACCTGACGCTGGCGCCGGCGCTCCGGGTGATGGCGCGGCTCATGCTGTCCAAGGCCACCGGCCGGCTCCACTTCGCGGACAACCACGCCCACAAGGAGCTCTTCCTCAAGGCGGGCCAGGTCATCGCGGTGCGCTCGAGCGTGGCGGCGGACCGCTTCGGCCCCTTCCTGCTCCACACGGGAAAGCTGACGGCGGAGCAGTGGCAGCGGGCGGTGGAGAGCACGCGCCCCTTCTCCGGCCGGCTGATGGACGCGCTGCTCGCCTCCCGGGTCCTCTCCCCCGCGGAGCTGGCCGAGTGGTCGCGCGAGCACCAGCGCACCGTGGCGCTCGGCCTGCTGGGCTGGACGCGGGGCCGCTATGCCTTCTTCGAGCGCGAGGCCCCCATCACCGACGGCTCCGAGGAGCGGCTGGGAGGACTCGCGCTGCTCAACGAGGGCCTGCGCGCGCACTACCCGCTGGAGCGGCTGGTGCGGGAGCAGGAGCCGCTGCGCCACAAGCCCCTCTTCCGCAACCTGGACGCGCCGGTGGCCGCCAGCGACCTGGCGCTCTCGGCCTCCGAGCTGCGCGCGGCGTCACTGCTCAACAAGCCCGGAAATACCCTGTCTTCCGCGCTTGCGGAACTCAAGCGTCCGGAGGATGAAGTAGCTCTGCGCCGCGTGGCGCTGCTCTTCACCGAGGTAGGGCTCCTGGCGGCGGCCTAG